A genomic stretch from Fimbriimonadaceae bacterium includes:
- a CDS encoding glycosyltransferase family 2 protein encodes MNDASQPAVTVLVPCRNEERFIGACLDSILNNDYPKHRLEILVIDGMSQDETRTIVSRYATRHPLIRLVDNTQLITPCAFNVGIAESRGDIILIMGAHAEYSATYISRLVDWLTQSGADNVGGVCMTVPANDSPVARAIAWGLSHPFGVGTSYFRIGTSTPRWVDTVFGGCYRRAVFARIGLFDEQLIRNQDDEFNHRLIARGGRILLVPDVVSYYYPRSSLAQLWRMFYQYGYFKPLVALKLGRIGTGRQVVPMVCLGLLVGLSVASIASPVARFMLMLLVALYLSADFAVSFAVGLSSGLRCAGWLMLVFPTLHVSYGMGYMRGIFDFVIRRKRPDIATNAIPLSR; translated from the coding sequence ATGAATGATGCATCGCAACCTGCCGTGACCGTCCTGGTTCCGTGCCGCAATGAGGAGAGGTTCATCGGCGCGTGTCTCGACTCGATCCTCAACAATGACTATCCAAAGCACCGCCTCGAGATCCTAGTCATCGACGGCATGAGCCAGGATGAGACGCGAACGATTGTCTCTCGTTACGCCACGCGACATCCGTTGATCAGGCTGGTGGACAATACTCAGTTGATCACCCCCTGTGCATTTAATGTCGGAATTGCGGAATCGCGCGGGGATATCATCCTCATCATGGGGGCCCATGCGGAGTATTCCGCGACCTACATTTCAAGACTGGTTGATTGGCTCACGCAGAGCGGAGCGGACAATGTCGGCGGCGTGTGCATGACCGTGCCCGCGAATGACAGTCCCGTGGCGCGCGCGATTGCCTGGGGTCTTTCGCACCCGTTCGGTGTGGGCACGTCGTATTTCCGGATCGGGACCTCCACGCCGCGATGGGTCGATACGGTATTCGGAGGCTGTTACCGGAGAGCCGTATTTGCACGAATCGGGTTGTTCGATGAGCAACTCATCAGAAATCAGGACGATGAATTCAATCACCGATTGATCGCTCGCGGGGGGCGGATTTTGTTGGTCCCGGACGTGGTCTCCTACTATTATCCCCGGTCGTCGCTCGCGCAGCTCTGGAGAATGTTTTATCAGTACGGGTACTTCAAACCGCTGGTCGCCTTGAAGCTCGGCAGGATCGGCACCGGACGGCAAGTGGTTCCTATGGTGTGCCTGGGGTTGCTCGTCGGCCTCTCCGTCGCCTCGATCGCTTCCCCCGTCGCCAGATTCATGCTCATGCTGCTCGTCGCCCTGTACCTGTCGGCAGATTTTGCCGTCTCGTTTGCGGTAGGATTGTCGAGCGGTCTTCGTTGCGCCGGCTGGCTGATGCTGGTGTTTCCGACCCTCCATGTCAGTTACGGCATGGGCTATATGCGCGGGATATTCGATTTTGTGATCCGTCGGAAGCGGCCCGACATCGCCACGAACGCGATCCCACTGTCCAGATGA
- a CDS encoding DegT/DnrJ/EryC1/StrS family aminotransferase produces the protein MSEHAVPFHLPEIGEEEIRAVTETLRSGWLTTGQRTKQFEQEFAQAVHATHAVATNSGTAALHLALEAVGVKEGDEVILPTMTFAATAEVVSYLRAKPVLVDSEPDTLNLDPDAVRQAITSRTKVIMPVHFAGHPCSMDRLLSLATEYELKVVEDAAHALPAADHGRMVGAIGDITCFSFYATKSITTGEGGMATTHHAHYAERMRSMSLHGITKDAWSRYAGTGSWYYEIREPGFKYNLTDIAASIGIEQLRKSRRFWTARARIAAAYHDAFNELPEIQRPLCRPGYEHAWHLYVIQLNPERLRITRDDFIEALKKEQIGTSVHFMPLHMHPYYRERYGYHRDDFPHACAAFERSISLPIYSRMSEADIRHVIDVVRSLITQYRR, from the coding sequence ATGAGTGAACACGCGGTCCCGTTTCATCTTCCGGAGATCGGCGAAGAGGAAATTCGCGCGGTCACTGAGACGCTGCGCTCCGGCTGGTTGACGACGGGGCAGCGGACGAAGCAATTCGAGCAGGAGTTTGCACAAGCCGTGCACGCAACTCATGCGGTGGCCACGAATTCCGGCACGGCTGCGCTGCACCTGGCCCTGGAAGCGGTCGGAGTCAAAGAAGGCGATGAAGTCATTCTGCCGACCATGACGTTTGCCGCCACGGCTGAAGTGGTGTCGTATCTCAGGGCAAAACCGGTTCTGGTGGACAGTGAACCTGACACCTTGAACCTCGATCCCGACGCGGTGAGGCAGGCAATTACCTCGCGGACCAAAGTGATCATGCCCGTTCATTTTGCCGGGCATCCCTGCTCGATGGATCGGCTGTTGTCACTGGCGACGGAGTACGAGTTGAAGGTGGTCGAAGATGCCGCGCATGCGCTGCCGGCGGCAGATCACGGACGGATGGTCGGCGCGATCGGTGACATCACCTGCTTCTCTTTCTACGCGACCAAGTCCATTACGACCGGGGAAGGCGGGATGGCCACCACCCACCATGCCCACTATGCCGAGCGCATGCGGAGCATGAGTCTGCATGGGATTACGAAGGATGCGTGGAGCCGCTACGCGGGGACCGGATCCTGGTATTACGAGATTCGCGAGCCTGGATTCAAATACAACCTGACCGATATCGCGGCGTCGATCGGCATCGAACAGCTCAGGAAATCTCGCCGGTTCTGGACGGCGCGCGCTCGAATCGCCGCGGCCTATCACGATGCGTTCAACGAACTGCCGGAGATTCAGCGACCTCTGTGCCGTCCCGGCTATGAACATGCCTGGCATTTGTATGTGATTCAATTGAATCCCGAACGTCTTCGTATTACCCGGGACGATTTTATCGAAGCCTTGAAGAAGGAACAGATCGGAACGTCCGTACATTTTATGCCCCTGCACATGCATCCGTACTACCGGGAGCGGTACGGATACCATCGCGATGATTTCCCGCATGCCTGCGCAGCTTTCGAACGCAGCATCTCTCTGCCGATTTA
- a CDS encoding class I SAM-dependent methyltransferase, whose product MMPVELSRKKCTTDAADLEREAARIRDAYARRTTGSCAGLYSFFNRGNLFMLQERERRVLSVLEHAGWSSLQAVRILDVGCGAGFWIRDLIRWGADPRHITGVDLLEQRVEEARCLSPEGVTIHCRNAAALEFSDESFDLIIQSTVFTSILNRDVQQRLAREMVRVLRPNGLILWYDFHMNNPRNPDVRGVTAREIHRLFGDCTIELSRITLAPPVTRMLAPLSWFACQLLSAVPWLCTHYLGTIRKSVRYE is encoded by the coding sequence ATGATGCCTGTGGAACTCTCACGGAAGAAATGTACGACCGATGCCGCGGATCTCGAACGGGAAGCGGCTCGGATTCGTGACGCCTATGCGCGCCGTACGACCGGTTCGTGTGCCGGACTGTATTCCTTCTTCAATCGCGGCAACCTGTTCATGCTTCAGGAGCGGGAGCGCCGTGTCCTGTCCGTCCTGGAACATGCCGGTTGGTCGTCGCTTCAGGCCGTTCGCATTCTTGACGTGGGGTGTGGCGCAGGGTTCTGGATTCGAGATCTCATTCGTTGGGGTGCCGATCCACGACACATCACCGGCGTGGACCTTCTGGAACAACGTGTTGAGGAAGCCCGATGCCTGAGTCCGGAGGGGGTGACCATCCATTGTCGGAACGCGGCCGCACTCGAGTTTTCCGATGAAAGCTTCGACCTCATCATCCAGTCCACGGTGTTTACGTCCATTCTGAACCGGGACGTACAACAACGGCTTGCCCGTGAAATGGTGCGAGTACTGAGGCCGAATGGGTTGATCCTGTGGTATGACTTTCACATGAATAATCCCCGCAATCCCGATGTTCGCGGGGTCACGGCGCGCGAGATCCACCGGCTGTTTGGGGACTGTACCATCGAGCTGAGCCGCATAACTCTCGCCCCACCGGTCACGCGGATGCTGGCACCGCTTTCCTGGTTTGCCTGTCAGCTTTTGAGCGCAGTGCCGTGGCTATGCACCCATTATCTCGGAACCATTCGAAAGTCAGTGCGCTATGAGTGA
- a CDS encoding glycosyltransferase: MSGIVPAVSMACPPERGRSSQALRVCHVLPGPADSSNMIFAKNQILALSEAGVECRSVFLQSRTSPVVIVREVARLRRELAQFRPDLIHAHYGTVTAAVCALVSRFPLVITYRGSDLNRGPGLFSLRSGVGILLSQCAALRASRMMCVSTQLKNRLWWRKRFVAVVPSGVDLQRFRPMAKVAARLRMGWSPEEKVVVFNAGFDAIRKRLDLAEAAIRMARQWCGDIRFEVLDGSETQERMPFYLNAADCLLMTSDREGSPNMVKEAIACNLPVVSVDVGDVKERLANVRPSRIVGRDPVEIGRALADVLQRPERSNGYEVIQDVSSENVAERVMAVYREAVRNMC, from the coding sequence ATGAGCGGTATTGTCCCGGCCGTCTCCATGGCGTGCCCGCCGGAACGAGGGCGTTCCAGCCAGGCGCTTCGTGTGTGTCATGTACTTCCCGGCCCCGCAGATTCGTCCAATATGATTTTCGCCAAGAATCAGATCCTGGCGCTATCCGAGGCCGGGGTGGAGTGTCGCTCGGTGTTTCTGCAATCACGGACGTCGCCTGTCGTAATCGTTCGAGAGGTCGCACGGCTGCGGAGAGAGTTGGCGCAGTTTCGTCCGGATCTCATTCATGCGCACTACGGAACCGTGACGGCAGCGGTGTGCGCGCTTGTATCGCGGTTTCCGTTGGTGATCACGTACCGAGGCAGTGATCTCAATCGTGGACCCGGGCTGTTTTCGCTTCGCTCTGGAGTCGGGATATTGTTGTCGCAATGTGCCGCACTGCGTGCGAGCCGAATGATGTGTGTCAGCACGCAACTAAAAAATCGCTTATGGTGGAGAAAAAGATTCGTGGCCGTTGTTCCGAGCGGCGTTGATCTGCAGCGCTTCAGGCCGATGGCGAAAGTCGCTGCGCGTCTACGCATGGGTTGGAGTCCGGAGGAGAAGGTTGTCGTATTTAATGCAGGATTCGACGCGATACGGAAGCGATTGGACCTAGCCGAGGCTGCCATACGGATGGCTCGTCAATGGTGCGGTGACATCCGATTTGAGGTCCTGGACGGTTCTGAAACGCAGGAACGGATGCCGTTCTATCTCAATGCAGCCGATTGTCTTCTCATGACCAGCGATAGGGAGGGGTCTCCGAACATGGTGAAGGAGGCCATCGCCTGTAATCTTCCAGTCGTCTCAGTCGATGTCGGCGATGTCAAAGAGCGGCTGGCAAACGTTCGACCGTCGAGGATTGTCGGTCGAGATCCGGTCGAGATCGGAAGGGCCTTGGCCGACGTGTTGCAGCGGCCCGAGCGGTCCAATGGGTACGAGGTCATTCAAGACGTCTCTTCCGAGAATGTCGCTGAACGTGTCATGGCAGTGTATCGGGAAGCCGTTCGCAACATGTGCTGA